A single genomic interval of Pyrus communis chromosome 5, drPyrComm1.1, whole genome shotgun sequence harbors:
- the LOC137733748 gene encoding uncharacterized protein isoform X2: protein MGASRNSSDSMNQRPEDRTKTVVMNRRVRSSVTEIRAESRSSVLTRQPVVVGKDRDMLRGEGSDLVEEKIRRLPAGGEAWDKKMKRKRSVGTVYSRPLDGDAELKRTLHHKLNDEPCPQACDAQSFRSGSFTGGNGINKLDSNSLSANANGRIMLKNELDKVSLSKDLTSGLTKERLLPKANNKLNVRDDSQILNPNPVTKGKASRAPRNGPVTACNSSPSLPRTSGTPEGWEQPSSVTKNNSASGATNRKRPVPTGSTTPSMAQWVGQRPQKMSRTRRSNLLSPVSSHDEVQIPSESCSPSDVGGRLNSFGTNGLLQKSVANGAQQIRIKQEIVSSPARLSESEESGAGENHESRLKEKGPGSSEVDEKAVNDVQNTGSSILPTKKNKLLNGEETGAGVRRQGRSGRGSSVCRATTVATRENLETPASAKPFKSMRPGSEKNGSKSGRPPLKKLSDRKAFAFPGHISTIGSPDCAGEPDDDHEELLEAANFACSSNDLACSSSFWKKMEPIFGPVSLEVVSYFQEQLISVEENDECMSLMLGNANNVSGDIVHEENFVSKTLFSGQYEWNVQDQIQKGDISCGRLVSEGTKKVPPLYQRVLSALIMEDDIEEFENGIDRRTMSLQYNGDNFPGDTCASINVEPRNRIRVQHVNDTDMGLQTLNQCSSDNYPYSGASGFMNATGICNQLYNNDLSKVDFGELRSESGMLPLFSENGADGLEHMVTNSPGISSSDCPYEQMPLEDRLLLELQSVGLFQETVPDLADGGDEAIDKDIVGLQKLLHQQVDGKKIQLNKFVKAIEEGMDIERRRREQVAMDKLVESAYRKLLATRGSIASKYRIAKVSKQVAVAFMKRTLARCQKYEETGKSCFNEPALRDVIFAASLPSSNGETMKCNSLSSPLENQNSQQEPGISGSSKWAERPDHRNKFDRGSCGMSSLTHPSEQVTNTGPILYRGKKKEVLLDDVGSPSLKAASNLGPVLGRAKGKRSERERDKDTSARNSVTKADRQSLGNSKGERKTKTKPKQKTAQLSTSGNGLISNAPSAGFVEVVGNNNNSKREIEPACYNDIPQGPTETKKQMDFANLHLNDLDSIELGVANDLGGNQDLSTWFNFDEDGLQDHDAEGLDIPMDDLSDLNMLL from the exons GTTGTGGGAAAAGATAGGGATATGCTTAGAGGTGAAGGCTCTGATCTTGTTGAAGAAAAGATTCGCAGACTACCTGCTGGAGGGGAAGCATGggataagaaaatgaaaaggaagCGTTCTGTAGGCACAGTATATAGCAGGCCCTTGGATGGTGATGCAGAGCTAAAACGAACCTTACATCATAAGCTTAATGATGAGCCTTGTCCCCAAGCCTGTGATGCCCAAAGTTTCAG ATCAGGGTCATTTACTGGTGGTAATGGCATTAACAAGCTAGACTCTAATTCCTTGTCTGCTAATGCAAATGGTCGTATTATGCTCAAGAATGAGTTGGACAAGGTCTCTCTTTCAAAAGATTTAACGTCTGGGTTGACTAAGGAGCGACTTTTACCAAAGGCAAACAATAA GTTAAATGTTCGCGATGATAGTCAAATACTCAATCCTAATCCAGTGACAAAGGGAAAGGCTTCAAGGGCGCCAAGAAATGGCCCTGTAACTGCGTGCAACTCATCTCCTAGTCTTCCTCGCACATCTGGAACACCTGAGGGATGGGAACAACCTTCAAgtgtaacaaaaaataattcagcAAGCGGTGCTACCAATCGCAAACGTCCGGTGCCCACAGGATCAACCACGCCCTCGATGGCTCAATGGGTTGGTCAGAGACCACAGAAAATGTCTCGAACCAGAAGATCAAATCTACTATCTCCTGTGTCAAGCCATGATGAAGTGCAGATACCCTCGGAAAGCTGTTCCCCTTCTGATGTGGGTGGTAGATTAAATTCTTTTGGGACCAATGGGTTGCTTCAGAAGAGTGTTGCGAATGGTGCCCAACAAATTAGAATTAAACAGGAAATAGTTTCATCTCCTGCCAGATTATCTGAAAGTGAAGAATCTGGTGCTGGTGAAAATCATGAAAGTAGATTGAAAGAGAAAGGACCAGGTAGCAGTGAAGTAGATGAGAAAGCTGTGAATGATGTTCAGAATACTGGTTCTTCAATATTACCTACAAAGAAGAATAAACTGCTCAATGGAGAGGAAACTGGAGCTGGTGTTCGGAGACAGGGAAGGAGTGGAAGAGGATCATCAGTTTGTAGGGCTACCACTGTAGCTACAAGGGAAAACTTGGAAACTCCAGCCTCGGCAAAGCCATTCAAAAGTATGAGGCCTGGTTCTGAGAAGAATGGAAG TAAATCAGGGCGTCCTCCTCTGAAGAAACTGTCAGATAGGAAGGCCTTTGCTTTTCCAGGCCATATATCTACCATCGGTTCCCCTGATTGTGCAG GTGAGCCAGATGATGACCATGAAGAACTTCTGGAAGCTGCAAATTTTGCCTGTAGCTCCAACG ATTTAGCCTGTTCTAGTtcattttggaagaaaatggaaCCAATATTTGGTCCTGTCAGTTTAGAGGTGGTATCCTACTTCCAGGAGCAG CTCATATCTGTGGAGGagaatgatgaatgcatgtcTCTGATGTTAGGCAATGCCAATAATGTTTCG GGTGATATTGTGCATGAAGAAAACTTTGTGTCCAAGACTCTTTTTTCTGGACAATATGAGTGGAACGTGCAAGACCAAATTCAAAAAGGAGATATATCTTGTGGAAGATTAGTCTCAGAAGGAACAAAGAAAGTGCCTCCACTGTACCAAAGAGTATTATCGGCTCTAATCATGGAAGATGACATTGAAGAATTTGAAAATGGCATTGACCGGAGAACTATGTCTTTACAATATAATGGGGACAATTTTCCAGGTGATACATGTGCCTCGATTAATGTTGAGCCAAGGAACAGGATCCGGGTCCAGCATGTAAATGATACAGATATGGGTTTGCAGACTCTCAATCAATGTTCCAGTGACAATTACCCTTACAGTGGGGCTAGTGGCTTTATGAATGCTACAGGCATCTGTAATCAATTATACAATAATGATTTGTCAAAAGTAGATTTTGGAGAATTGCGTTCAGAGAGTGGGATGCTTCCCTTGTTTTCCGAAAATGGTGCAGATGGGTTAGAACATATGGTTACAAACTCTCCAGGAATTTCTTCCTCTGATTGCCCATATGAACAGATGCCTCTGGAGGATAGACTCTTGCTGGAGCTACAAAGTGTAGGCTTGTTTCAAGAAACAGTG CCTGATCTAGCAGACGGAGGGGACGAAGCAATTGATAAAGATATTGTTGGACTACAGAAGCTACTCCACCAACAG GTTGATGGGAAGAAGATACAGTTAAACAAATTTGTTAAAGCAATTGAAGAAGGCATGGACATCGAAAGACG GCGCCGCGAGCAGGTTGCTATGGACAAGCTTGTTGAGTCGGCTTACAGAAAGCTTCTG gCCACTCGGGGAAGTATTGCTTCAAAATATCGGATTGCTAAGGTTTCAAAACAAGTTGCTGTTGCTTTTATGAAGAGGACTCTTGCTAGATGTCAAAAATATGAAGAAACCGGAAAAAGTTGCTTTAATGAGCCTGCACTTCGAGATGTCATTTTCGCTGCATCGCTTCCCAGTAGCAATGGAGAAACCATGAAATGCAACAGCTTAAGTTCGCCACTTGAAAATCAAAACTCTCAACAAGAACCTGGGATTTCAG GTTCTTCCAAATGGGCGGAGCGGCCTGATCATCGTAATAAGTTTGACAGGGGTTCTTGTGGCATGTCCAGTCTAACCCATCCCTCTGAGCAGGTTACAAATACTGGACCAATATTGTACAGAGGGAAAAAGAAGGAAGTTCTGCTTGATGATGTTGGCAGCCCCTCCTTGAAAGCTGCATCAAATCTTGGTCCTGTGTTGGGCCgagcaaaaggaaaaagaagtgAGAGAGAAAGGGACAAAGATACATCAGCCAGGAATTCTGTTACCAAAGCTGACCGTCAATCATTGGGTAACAGTAAGGGTGAGCGTAAAACcaaaacaaagcccaaacagaAGACAGCTCAGCTATCAACTTCAGGAAATGGGTTGATTAGCAATGCCCCTTCAGCTGgatttgttgaagttgttggCAACAATAATAACAGTAAACGAGAGATTGAGCCCGCATGCTATAATGACATTCCTCAGGGTCCTACAGAGACCAAGAAACAAATGGATTTTGCGAACTTGCATCTGAATGATTTAGACTCGATAGAACTAGGAGTAGCCAATGACCTTGGTGGCAACCAAGATCTGAGTACTTGGTTTAACTTTGATGAGGACGGTTTGCAGGACCATGATGCGGAGGGGCTTGACATTCCTATGGATGACCTCTCGGATTTGAATATGCTTCTGTGA